The segment CCCGAAACAGGCATAAACATATCTGAAACCGTTTTAACAGCCTCAATGGTGCCGAATGTTTCGCCAATAGCAACCGTTTCGCCAACAGTGTTTACTTCCACAAAAACGATATCACCCAATTCGCCCTGAGCAAAATCAGTGATGCCGATATATGCTTCGTTTCCTTCAACCCTAAGCCATTCGTGGTCTTTGGTGTACAATAAATTATCAAGAATCGTCATATGCTATAAATTTTCACCAAAAATACATTTTTTTTTAACTCCAAACTCAGGAAGTGTTTATGAACGAGAAAAGATATTGCGGTGCCGCAAATTCATTTAATAAAGCTTCACTGCGTTCAATTTAAATAATATTCCGGTCATAGCGCCACAACTTTCGGTGCCGACTAACCCAAGTCCTTTTTTGTAGTAATGTTTGTCTATGATACTAATGCCATCATACACCGACACCTCCAGCAAATCGGAGTACGAACAGGTCGATGTTGAATATGTGGCGGCAAGATTTGTAACTTTTAGCAGATGCGTAAAATACATCCACGACTGATTGAGCTCCGGCGATGCCGGTAAATACAGAAACTCTCCGGAAGATGAGTTTAAATCGAGAGCATACAGATTATGTGATTTCGGGTCTTCGCGCAGGTATAGATCTCCGAGCTGCATTAGCCCTGTGGAGTCTCTGATAACCCAATAGGTTTTTGAATTCTCCACGGTTGAATTTATTACAGTAAGTTTTGGCTCCAAGTTCAGACTCTCTATGGTATATTTCCACTGATTATGCACCGCCAGGGGCAACCACGATTTGCCGCCATTTCCTTCACAGATGGTATCTTTCGTGGCATCACCATCCTTTCCCGAATCGGATTTTTTGCAGCTGTTTATTACAATGCAGAGCACAATGCATTGTACAATAATGAGGATGTTCTTTTTCATGCTGATTATTTTTTTATTGAACGCTAATTGCTGTCGTGAGTAAATTGTACTGCTGTTTAATAAACGCGTAAACAAACCTGTATTCTTATGTTATTTCGGCTTTACCTGTTAATGCTCTGTTATAATAACGAAGTAAAGTTATAAAAAAATTGACTCCGTCGGGCAAAAATACCCGGAGAACGATGTTTTTCAATTAATAATTACCAATTGGCAATTCTTACCAACGATAGCCTCATCGGGAATAACCGATAATGTGGGTTTTGCCATGGTATTTGTTTTATTGAATGGTTGCAAAAGTGCCCTGGCCGCTATTTGCTCTTGTAGCCAATCTGCCTTCTTGGTGCTTCGGGCGGATCAAGCAGTTGTTTCAGCACTTCGAATATCATCTGCACATCCTTGTTGTTTTGATTTACCTGTTTTTCAAGTTTCTCAAGTTTGAGTAAGATGTCTTTGTGAGTTAGAAGCATTTCTTTCATTCGGGTGAACACGCGGATAATCCGGATGTTTACTTCAATGGCCATTTTACTGTTCAGAATACACGAGAGCATGGTTACACCCTGCTCGGTGAAACAAAAAGGAGCATGACGCAAACCCATCACATCTGAATTGGAGGTCACAAATTGTGACCTCCAATTTCGGAATTCGGTTGGATTCATTGAAGAATTGGAAATGACCATGTGATAATTGAAAATGACCAAGGCATAATTGAGAATGACCAAGCCAGAATTATAAGTGTCCGGATGATAATTGAGAATGACCAGGGCTTAATTGGAAATGACCATGCAATAATTGAGAATGGCCGAGGTATAATTGGAAATGACCATGGAATAATTGATAATTACAGAGGCATAATTGGAAATAGTGAATAAAATTACATAAATGATAAAGCGAGGTTTTCAAATGATAAGCTGAGTTTATATAATAACTGATAAT is part of the Bacteroidota bacterium genome and harbors:
- the gcvH gene encoding glycine cleavage system protein GcvH; this encodes MTILDNLLYTKDHEWLRVEGNEAYIGITDFAQGELGDIVFVEVNTVGETVAIGETFGTIEAVKTVSDMFMPVSGEVTEANPLLESNPETLNKDPYGDGWVIKIKLSDPAETAVLLTADQYKQLVNG
- a CDS encoding ORF6N domain-containing protein; the encoded protein is MVISNSSMNPTEFRNWRSQFVTSNSDVMGLRHAPFCFTEQGVTMLSCILNSKMAIEVNIRIIRVFTRMKEMLLTHKDILLKLEKLEKQVNQNNKDVQMIFEVLKQLLDPPEAPRRQIGYKSK